Within the Bos indicus x Bos taurus breed Angus x Brahman F1 hybrid chromosome 17, Bos_hybrid_MaternalHap_v2.0, whole genome shotgun sequence genome, the region gcggcagcggcggcggcggcggcggcggcggccgcggcggcgggGCTCACAGCCGGGTGGTGGTGCGGGTGCGCGTGCGGGTGCGGGTGCGCGTGGAAGCCGTGGCCGCGCAGGCCGGGCAGCGGGTAGGGCGCCGGCCGGCTCTTGGCCCCGAGGTAGTGGTCGTAGGCGGCGGCCGGGTACTTGTAGGGGTGGTGGTGCAGCGGCTCCGACGCGCCGGGCGCCTCCAGGCGCAGCTCGGGGTGCGGGGGGCTGGGCCGGCCTCCGGGCGCACCGGGCAGCGGGACCCCGGGCCCGGGCAGCGCGGGGCTGAGCACCCGCGCCAGCAGCTGCGGCGGGTGCGCCGGGTCCCCGAGCCCCGCCGGGCCGCCCGCGTCGCGCTCGAACTCTCGCCGGGCCTCAGCCGTGTCTGCGGGGAGGGCCGACGGCTGAGCCGCGGCGAAGCCGGCGAGAGCGCGCCGGCCCCCGCCCGGCGCCCCTGCCCAGCTCCGGGCCCTCCCCAGGGGCCCGCGCCCgccggcgggcggggcggggtgggcgggCGGACGCAGCCGTCGGGCCGACGGGCGAGTGCGCGCTTGCCCGGCCGCCGCAGTCGTTGCGCAACCGCCGCGAAGGCCGCGAGCGCCCCTGCGGCGCGGGCGAGGCCGGGCGCGGCCGCCCGTCCGGATCCCACGACCCCGGCCTACCTTTCTCCGCGCCGTTGGGCTGCGTGGGGGAGGCCACGGGGTTGCGCGAGCGGGCGAACGCGCTCATGATCGGCAGCGCGCCGGGCCTGTGATTCCGGGGCCTGCGGGAGGGAGGCGGGCGGGGTCAGGGGCGCCAGCGGGGCGCCCGCGTTCTCGCGCTCTCCTGGGGGACACTCACCAGTCCTCGGGGTCACAGTCTCGGAAGCCTTTGGCGAAGGGGTTACTGGCGATCTTGAGCTGCGTGATCTGCGGGAAGCGGGCACTGGGCTCGCTCTGGGGGCCGCGGGACTTACCCGGAGGGGAGGGAGCCGTAGGAGCGCCCGCCACTCTCCCCTCTGCTTCtcccccactcccttctccacCAGAAACGGGCTGGAGCACACCCGCTCCCTCCCCCGCAGGGGGCTGCACCTCTCCGCGGCTGGGGAGCCCTCCTTCTGGCTAAGGAACTACTCCTCTTTCACACCCGCAAGTGCCCCCCAGGCTGGGCTAGCAATGCAGTTAGGTCCACCCCCGAGCCGCGAGGTCTGGACTGGAGGGCACCCCAGGCATCTGGGTAGACCGCGCATCAGGCCCCCAGTGGGAGCTTCCGGAATGGTTTGGAAAACAAACTTTCAGGCTTCAGAGATAGCTGCTGCTTGAGGGGTCAACCTGATAGGAGGCTGGTCCGGACAGCAAcacagaggggaggagggtggtcTGAGGCCGCAGGGGCGGGTGGCGGGGAGGTGGGCTCCATCCTGGCGGGGTTTCCCCAGGCAGCCACTGAGAATCACCCCTTCCCAGGGGTGCTGAGCGGGCTGCCCCAGGGCCTCACCCGGTGATTCTGATAGGCGGTGACTGCGGTGAAACGTGTCTCCTCAAACACGAAGGTTTTGAAGTTTTCCTCCGCGTACTTCTCGCTGTCTTTGCGCGGGTCCACGTAGACCACGTGGAAGCGTGGCTGGTATCTGTGCATGGAGTTGAGAATGATCTGGAAGAGAGGTGGTGAGGGCCGAGCTCAGCTCTGCGGGGCCCAGACCAGCAGCGCACTTCCCTCCCGACAGCCCGGCACAACCCTGCACTCCCCCAAGGAGGCCAGCCTCTTAGGAGCCTCACCGCCAGATTCACAAGTCTGCTGCCCACCGCCCCACCCCACGGCCCCCCATCTTTTCCAGGGAAAATGCCTCCAGCAAAAGCCCAGAATGGGGTGAAGGGACCAGTGCGGCCCTCTCTCCCAGGCCCAGGCCCCTGACCCGAGGGCTGGCTCTCCCTGATCCGTCCATCATTCACACTCTGCCATGGCGCGGGTCAGCAGGGACTTCCTCAGCCTGCCGGGGGACGGGGCGGTAGCTCGGGGGGCCACTCACATGGCCATTGTCATCCAGCAGATTGTTGGTCAGCTTGAGCTTGTCGAAGGAGACAATCTGCTTCATCCACTGGGCCCCCTTGGCCGGCGAGTCAGGGTGGTAGTGCACGCGGCCCGGCGTGGCGGGGTCTGCCTTCCCGGCCACCAGCCAGGACGAGCTGTGGAAGGCGTACCTGGGCCGCGGTGGGGGGCAGGGGCCACGACACGCCGGGTGAGGGCCTTGCCCAGGGAGCCCGAGGTGCCCGAGGCTCCCACGGGGCAGATGGGGGGCTGCCCAGGGGGCCGCAAGGAAACCATCCCGACAGGCGGCAGGAAGCGCCAGCAGGGAGGCGGCCGGCCTTGGCGCCACGATTCGCTGCACGCGGGTCGGTCCGCCAGCCTGCAGCCTCCCGAGTCACCAGCCGGTGCggcggggaggaggggagccTGGATCTGGCCCGCCAGGGCCTAGGGCGCAGGGCGGACCGGGCTCTCTTTATTAATTGCTGTTAATTGTCCGGGCGGCCAGGCCCGCCCAGCGTAATCTCTCCCGGCCACCCCACCTTTCCTGCCGGCTCCGGGGCCGGCGTCCCGGGGAGGGGGTGGAAAGGGACGCGGACAAGGCTGGTGGGGAGCCCGGGCACGTCTGAGCCCCCTCAGGACCAGTCCCCAGAACTGCTGGGGGCGGATGAGACCTGTGGGGCGGGGGCTGGCGGGACCGGAGAGTTGGCCAGCGGTCACCAACGAGCATCCTGGGCCGCCCGCCTCCGCCCGCCGGGCCGGGCCGCACTCTCACCGGTAGCGCTTGTCATCCACGGGCACAAAGTCCATGAGGAGCATGTAGTCAGCCATGGGGTCCATGCCAAACAGCTTCACTTGGAAGGTGGGGAACATGCGCCTGGGGATGGCAAGACCCCGTCAGCTCAGGACGGGAGGACCGGCCTCCGGCTTCCAGCGGCCGAGGATGCAGCCTCCGGCCGGCCGGCCAGCCAGGACCCTGGTCATATCTCCCCTCACCCGGCTGCCTGACCGACCTGACTAGGCCCCTGCCCCACCAAGGGCGAGTGGATGGCAGGACAGCCTCTTGCCCCCCCACCCCGTTAGAAACACAGAAACGGCTAACTCAGCGTGCCAGCCGGGCCTGCAGGCCCTGACCTCGGCTTCTGGCTTCTCACTGCACCTCCACCCGTGCAGACCCGGCCTAACTGACTGCCGATCCGGCAGTCTGGGGCCGGGTCAACCCAGGGGGCCACAGCAACAGCAGTCCCGGGTCCTGGGCCGTCAGCAGGACCGCCCCCACCGCCTGATCTACGCCATCGCTTCAAGCTCCCGGCTGGAACAAAGTGAAAGCGAGGCGGACAGCGGGGTTCCAGGAGCCCCGGGGCCTTGCCGCGAGTCTGCGCCTGCTTCCCCGGTTCCCCGCAGAGGCCGAGCTGGGGAGTCCACAGCCCTGGCCCTGAGGCTTCTCGTCGGGTCCTGGGGTTCTCCCCATCCTTCCTCGAGGACACAGGCAAGTTCCCCAGACACAGCTACTCCAGGCTGGCCTGGCCTGTGTTCTTGGGGTCCCCTGAGCTCCGACTCGTCCTGCACTCAATCCCAGCTCGGGCCGATGGCCGCCGGCTAGTCCAGCCCCGGTGCCGGCTGCCGGCTGGGAGGACAGCGtgccccccggcccccgcccgccTGTCCGGCTGCTGCCTCTTACAGGCACCTCCTCTCGGGTGGTGGGCTGACGCCAGCCCTCCCGGACAAGCCTCCCCTACCGCCCGcccctgcaggccagaaggggCTGCAGAATGCTGGCTGGGCCGGgtggaaggctgagcgcccaggGCCAGCAGGAGAGCCTGCAGAAGGCCCCGGGCTCCCCGGGGAAGACGCCGTGACAGGGCAGGAGGAGCCCCGCGCGGGCTCTGCAAACAGGCCCTGAGCCCTCCCAGGCCGTGCGGATGCAGAGCCGGTGTCTCCTGTGTGCATTAGACACAGATCGGCACCCGCCTTTGTCTGCCGGTCACATCGGCTGCATCGCAAAACTCGTTCCCCTTCTCTCCGGGCCCTTCAAACAAACACAGGCCAATGGAAGGCGGCGGCCCCGTCAGCAGAGACGTAGGCCTGAGAAAACGGGGTGGCGGCCTCCCCATAACACAGCCCGTCTGAGAGGGTCTTAACTGTCCCAGAGCGGTTCCGACCCACTGCCCCGTTGCCGGGCGAAGCCTCCAACTAACCCGGGTGGACTGAACTAGGGAACCAGAGAGGGGAGTTTCCTCTGAAAAGTTTGGATCCACTGGGATCCGCCGGCTGGCGAGGCCCAGAAGAACTGAGCCGGCCCCTGCCTCAGGCCAAGGGTGTCCCGGGGCGGCGGGTGGACTCCAGGACTCCATGCTCCTCCCCTGACCCCTCCGCCGGTTCCCCAGGCGGCTGTCGCCGGAGCCGGGACCCCGGAGCAGAGAAGCCGGCCGTACCCCCGCCCCACTCGCCGGCCCCTCCAGGCTGGGGCGGCCCACGGCCAAGGAGGGGCGCCCTGACCTGCCGGCCTTGGTGACGATCATCTCGGTGCCCAGCTGGTTGAACTCGTCCCACAGCGCCTTCATCTCCAGCTGCACGCTCACGCTGGCCACCTTCGCGTTCTTCTTCACCGGCGCCTTGGCGGCGGCCACGCAGCTAGACCCGGGGCCCTCGGGCTCCGCGGCGCTGCTGGCAGCCCCGGCGGCCGGCGCGAACGGGTAGGCGTGCGGCGGGCCCGGGGCGCCCGGCGCGGCGGCGGAGCACGGCTCGTAGCGCGGCGGCGGGGGCTCGCGCGCGCCGTACGGGTCGGCGCCCGGCGACGCGGCGCCCGGGAagccccccgccgcccccaggCCGCTCAGGCTGCTGGCCGTGAAGGCTGCAACGTCGCAGAAGTGCGAGAGCTGCGTGAGCCACGGGCTGGACACGGCGGAGATCATGGCCCGCGGGCCGCGCGCCCCGCCGAGGTAAGCGCTGCCCCGCGCCCCGGGCCGAGTGGCGGGCGCGCgccgccccgcgccgccgcccgcggagccgccccgccccgccccgccccgcgcccccgcccccgccgagACAATGGCCTcccggccccctccccgcccccgcccctcccggcCCCCGACCGCCCGGACCGGCTCCCCGGCGGCGGGCGAGCGCGCGAGCGCCCGCCGGCCGCCCTCCCGCGCGGCGCTGCCCGCCCGGGCTCCTGCAGTCAGTCGCTCCCTAACCTTTGTTCCCCTCGCTTGCGTCTGCCCTCCGCATCCTCCGATGCCCCTGCACTGTCTGCCTCGCgtctctatttctggtttattttccgcctcttcctctttttcctgcTGGTCCCTCTGCGCTTTGTCTTTCCTTCTAGTCTGCCTGTCCCCCTCCTCTCTGTGTGCGTCTCTCTATTATTCGtggcttttaacttttttttttataagttaaGACGGAACTCCTTCCCTTGGACTTCCTCCTTTCCTTAAGACTCGACTTTCTCAGCTTCTCCTCCGCGCGCTTCTCTTTGGTTCTGGCCTCTTcgtctccttttctctttccccttttgggtgttctgttttcctctccttttctccagCTCTTTTCCCCCCGCCGTCCCCTCCTgctgtctctctctgcttctccgAGTCTCCCGGCTCTCTGGGGCTCTCCTCCTGTCCCCCCACCTCTCCGAGCTCTCTGTCCCCCGCTGCCAACTCCCTCTGGTCCGTCTCTCCCGTCCCCCTCTGACCTCCCACGCCCTCTTCTGCTCTGGACTCAGCTGCACGGATCTCTGCAGCGGGGTCCCCAGGCGAAGGGGGCGCAGGATTGGGGCAGGATGCCGCCCTTCCTCTGCGCCCCAGAGTCCAGGCTGGAAGCCGGGCACTCACCCCGCCAGTGCTGCCTTTTCCGTCTGCCCCATCCCCCTAGCCCTCTTTGCTTGGGCCCCAGGGGCAGGGGTCTGGCAGGCCTCTGCCCAGACGCAGCGGGGAGGCTCACCTTCCATGTCCCTGGTGACGGTGCTGAAGTGCATGCCGGCCGGGGATCCCAGCGGCTTCACAGGCTCGGAGGACCCAGGGGCCGGATGCGTGGTGCGTTCTGTGGCCTCTGCTGCAACCAGAGAGGCGATGCTGAACGCGCTGGCCCGGGGAGACAGCGGGCCCCGCGCGTCCATAGGCGCCCGGCGGCCTGGCCGGCGCCGCCTCCGACTGCATGCACCCGGCCCCACGGAGGCCAGCCCAGCCCACGGCCCGGGGGCGGGAGCCCGCGGTGCCACTCACTGCCGCGGCCCCGTGCCCAGGGGACATGGCGTCACGGCCCCCCACCCCGGGCCAAGGGGGCCCTGGTAGGTGGAGAGCCCCGGGGGTGGTGCGGGCCCTCCTGCATTTCAAGCTCCCCAGGCCTTCGCCTCAGCTCCCAGGGGCCTCTGTGGCCAGCACCCCGGGACCTTCTGCGCCTCCCCAAGGCCTGGCCTCCCTCTGTACAGCGAAGCCACCAGCTTCCACCGCCCCGAGGGGAGGCTGCAGCAGGCGCCCCCAGCCCCAGACCCCGGCGCGGGGCTCCAGCCGGGCCCTGCCCTGTGCTCCTCCCGCCTCCCCAGCTGCCCCTGAACCTGGGCGTGGAGAGGACCGTCCAGGCTCCGGCAGCGGCCACGGGTGGAAGGCCCCAGGGCTGCAGGGTCGTCCTTTTCTCGGTGCCCAGGGACAGGACCTGGCCCCGCGAGCGGCTCCCGGGCCCCTGTGGGCGGCTCACAGTCGCGCCCGGGGACCCTGAGCTGAGGGACACCGCCCAGGCCGCCTAGCCCGGGAACCGAGCGTCACGCGCACCCGCGCACCGCCCGCCCCTGGCCGGGAGGCTTATACATCCGGAGGGTGGGCAGTGCCCGCTCCTCCGACCTCCCCGAGCACCGGCCGGTCGCAGggagggccgggggcggggcctggactGGCCGAGGGAGCCGAGGACACGTCGGAGGAATTCAGGCCGAGGCCGGGTCCGGTTGCTCGCTGCCCCTCGCCCGCCCCGCGGCCAGCCTGCCCTTCTAGAAGGCCCGGCTGCCCACTTGGGCCTGCAGGCCCAGGCTTCCCGGATGCTAAGCCTGACGCGGCCCGCCCCTGCCCGCACCTCCTGCCTCCGGGGCCGCCTCTGCCCAGTTTGGGGCCTCCATGGCCGCCCAGCCCAGACGCCCCCCTTGCAGGGCGCTAGGCCTCTGGGACCCAGGACTTGCTTGGGCCCTGGGCTGAGCCTCTGGCCCTCAGGCCTGTCTCCAAGGCCTCTGCTGCTTCGCCTGGATGGAGCGGGAGGCAGCAGCCTCTCTGGGGGTTGTTGGATCCCCAGGGTGGAGGGCGTGCTGGCCCAGAACCGGAGGGGGGTCCTGGGAGCCGCTCCAGCTGGAAGCACGGGGCTCCCGGGCCTGAGGCTCAGGACTGGCGCAGCCTGGCGTGGAGGCGGTGAGCACGTGGGCCCTGCTGTGTGACGGGGTGGGCGACCGTGACCTCGTGAGCGCtgagccccgcccctccccccggaCAGCCCCTGCAGCTCTGTGGACCAAGCTGGGAAGGCGCAATGTTGCCAGGGGGGTGCCCTCCCCGCGGGGTGGTCATGGCCGTGATCTGTGCGGCCAGGAAGCAGGTTCAGGGAGTCGGGTGATGCGAGAGCAGCTGGGCTTGGgctccccgccccctccgccGGCCACCCCCGCAGCAGGGCCAGCCAGGGGCCTCTAGAGCCCAGGTCGAAGGACCAGCTGGCAGGGGGGCTGCTGCTGCAGGAGGCGAGCGTGTGCTGGCGGTCAGCACCCAGAGGGGCGTACGGGGCGTCCCCAGGGGCACTGGCGGCGGATGGGCGGGCTGTGCGAGGTCCTGGTGTGTGCGGGTGCCCGTGGTTGTCCCATGCACCCGAGGAGTCTTCCCGTATACCTGGGCGAACACTGGAAGGCAGTGGGCAGGTGCTGAGTCCGAGGGAGAGGCCGGCATTGGGAAAGGagcagaagtgaaagtgaaaacccCGGGGCCTCTGGAGTTGCAGGGTCAGCCTCCCGGGCTCTGTCCTGAGGGCCCTGGCCCTCTGAGGAGGAATCTAAGGTGGGAGACAGGAGAGGGATCCTCTCTTCCCTCGTTAACCCCTTGGTGCCTGAGCTGGGACCTGGGCAGCCAGGCCAGATGGGGAAGGTGCAGAAGGGAGTGGGCCAGATCTGGTTAAGAGTGCGA harbors:
- the TBX1 gene encoding T-box transcription factor TBX1; the protein is MHFSTVTRDMEAFTASSLSGLGAAGGFPGAASPGADPYGAREPPPPRYEPCSAAAPGAPGPPHAYPFAPAAGAASSAAEPEGPGSSCVAAAKAPVKKNAKVASVSVQLEMKALWDEFNQLGTEMIVTKAGRRMFPTFQVKLFGMDPMADYMLLMDFVPVDDKRYRYAFHSSSWLVAGKADPATPGRVHYHPDSPAKGAQWMKQIVSFDKLKLTNNLLDDNGHIILNSMHRYQPRFHVVYVDPRKDSEKYAEENFKTFVFEETRFTAVTAYQNHRITQLKIASNPFAKGFRDCDPEDWPRNHRPGALPIMSAFARSRNPVASPTQPNGAEKDTAEARREFERDAGGPAGLGDPAHPPQLLARVLSPALPGPGVPLPGAPGGRPSPPHPELRLEAPGASEPLHHHPYKYPAAAYDHYLGAKSRPAPYPLPGLRGHGFHAHPHPHAHPHHHPAVSPAAAAAAAAAAAAAASMYSSAGAAPPGSYDYCPR